From one Chryseobacterium sp. 3008163 genomic stretch:
- a CDS encoding transketolase C-terminal domain-containing protein, whose product MQTTYIETQQISFQDFKNQILEDYKLGRISREMSYLGRREVLTGKAKFGIFGDGKELPQLAMAKVFRNGDFRSGYYRDQTFALAIDALSVESFFAQLYADTSVEREPASAGRQMNGHFATRSLNEDGSWKDLMAQKNISSDISPTAGQMPRLLGLAQASKIYKSVKFDGSEKFSNEGNEIAFGTIGDASTAEGHFWETLNAACALQVPMIVSIWDDGYGISVPTMKQRAKADIAEMLSGFQRKEGENQGCEIIQVKAWDYPALLDAYAKAEHFARTESVPVVVHVIEVTQPQGHSTSGSHERYKNEDRLSWEADFDGLVKFREWILNYSIEIEGNEEIIATVEELDAIDEDAKRKVKAGQKTAWENYQKTLTELAFSVLPLVENLKGQNSEIEVYVNQYNKLVSKAKKDVFHLIRKSLLATRGTNSAERTQLMNKYNEVFEVEKDNYSSHLYSQSQWKAENIQEIKPIYSETSEDVDGRVVVRNNFDKIFEKYPQTLVFGEDAGNIGDVNQGLEGMQEKYGDIRVADTGIREATILGQGIGMAMRGLRPIAEIQYLDYILYCLQGMSDDLATVQYRTKGGQKAPVIIRTRGHRLEGVWHSGSPMAGILNLSKGILVLVPRNLTKAAGFYNTMLQSDDPAVIVECLNGYRLKEKQPDNLGEFTVPVGKIEVTKEGKDVTLVTYGSTWRIVMEAAEELEKLGISAEVIDVQSLIPFDLTHEIAESVKRTNRLVVIDEDVEGGTSAFILQQILEKQKAFRYLDSDPLTIAANDHRPAYASDGDYFSKPSSDDMVERIYALFNETNPQKYPAIF is encoded by the coding sequence ATGCAGACAACCTATATTGAAACTCAGCAGATTTCTTTTCAAGATTTTAAAAATCAGATACTTGAAGACTATAAATTAGGTAGAATCTCTCGTGAAATGTCTTATCTGGGCAGAAGAGAAGTTCTTACCGGAAAAGCGAAGTTCGGAATTTTTGGAGACGGAAAAGAGTTGCCGCAGTTGGCAATGGCGAAAGTTTTCAGAAACGGAGATTTCCGTTCGGGATATTACAGAGATCAGACTTTTGCGTTGGCTATAGATGCTTTATCGGTTGAAAGTTTCTTTGCTCAGTTATATGCAGATACAAGTGTGGAAAGAGAGCCTGCATCTGCCGGAAGACAGATGAATGGTCATTTTGCCACAAGAAGTTTAAACGAAGACGGAAGCTGGAAAGATTTGATGGCTCAGAAAAATATTTCTTCTGATATTTCTCCTACTGCGGGGCAAATGCCAAGATTATTAGGTTTAGCGCAAGCTTCAAAAATATATAAATCCGTAAAATTTGACGGTTCTGAAAAATTCTCCAACGAAGGTAACGAAATCGCTTTTGGAACCATTGGAGATGCATCAACTGCTGAAGGTCATTTTTGGGAAACTTTAAATGCTGCATGTGCGCTTCAAGTGCCAATGATTGTTTCAATCTGGGATGATGGTTACGGGATTTCGGTTCCTACGATGAAGCAGAGAGCAAAAGCTGATATTGCTGAAATGTTGAGCGGTTTCCAGAGAAAAGAAGGAGAAAACCAGGGTTGTGAAATTATTCAAGTGAAAGCCTGGGATTATCCTGCTTTATTGGATGCTTATGCGAAAGCAGAACATTTTGCAAGAACAGAATCTGTTCCTGTTGTTGTTCATGTAATTGAAGTTACTCAGCCTCAAGGTCACTCGACTTCAGGATCTCACGAAAGATATAAAAACGAAGACCGTTTGTCTTGGGAGGCAGATTTTGATGGATTGGTAAAATTCAGAGAATGGATTTTAAACTATTCAATCGAAATTGAAGGAAATGAAGAAATCATTGCAACGGTTGAAGAGTTAGATGCAATCGATGAAGACGCGAAGAGAAAAGTAAAAGCCGGACAAAAAACTGCTTGGGAAAACTATCAGAAAACACTTACAGAATTAGCTTTTTCAGTTTTACCTTTAGTTGAAAATCTGAAAGGTCAGAACTCTGAAATTGAAGTTTATGTTAATCAATATAATAAATTAGTTTCTAAAGCTAAAAAGGATGTTTTCCATCTGATCAGAAAATCTTTATTGGCAACGAGAGGAACCAATTCTGCGGAGAGAACTCAGTTGATGAACAAATACAACGAAGTTTTTGAAGTTGAAAAAGACAATTATTCTTCTCATTTATACTCTCAATCTCAGTGGAAAGCTGAAAACATTCAGGAAATCAAGCCTATATATTCTGAAACTTCGGAGGATGTTGACGGAAGAGTAGTGGTGAGAAATAATTTTGATAAAATATTTGAAAAATATCCTCAAACTTTGGTCTTTGGTGAAGATGCCGGAAATATCGGTGACGTAAACCAAGGTCTTGAAGGAATGCAGGAAAAATACGGTGATATTCGTGTTGCTGATACCGGAATCCGTGAAGCGACAATTCTTGGTCAGGGAATCGGTATGGCGATGAGAGGTTTAAGACCAATCGCTGAAATTCAGTATTTAGATTATATCCTTTATTGTTTGCAGGGAATGAGCGATGATTTGGCGACGGTTCAATACAGAACAAAAGGCGGTCAGAAAGCTCCTGTAATCATCAGAACGAGAGGTCACAGACTGGAAGGAGTTTGGCATTCAGGTTCGCCAATGGCTGGGATTCTGAATCTTTCTAAAGGTATTTTGGTTTTGGTACCAAGAAACTTAACGAAAGCTGCCGGATTCTACAATACCATGCTTCAAAGCGACGATCCTGCTGTGATTGTTGAATGCTTAAACGGTTACCGATTAAAAGAAAAACAGCCTGATAACTTAGGTGAATTCACTGTTCCTGTCGGGAAAATTGAAGTGACAAAAGAAGGAAAGGATGTTACTTTGGTAACGTACGGTTCGACTTGGAGAATTGTCATGGAAGCAGCAGAAGAATTAGAAAAATTAGGAATCTCTGCAGAAGTTATTGATGTTCAGTCATTAATTCCTTTCGATCTAACGCATGAAATTGCTGAATCAGTTAAGAGAACCAACAGATTGGTCGTAATCGACGAAGATGTGGAAGGCGGAACTTCAGCGTTTATTCTTCAGCAGATTTTAGAAAAACAAAAGGCATTTAGATATTTAGATTCTGATCCTCTGACGATCGCTGCAAACGATCACAGACCTGCATACGCAAGTGATGGAGATTATTTCAGCAAGCCATCTTCAGATGATATGGTTGAAAGAATTTATGCCTTATTTAATGAAACAAATCCTCAGAAATATCCTGCGATATTTTAA
- a CDS encoding polyprenyl synthetase family protein, with protein MANIVEEIKRPINEEMKLFEQKFYESMQSKVALLDKVTRFIVTTKGKQMRPMFVFLCAKLIGNVNEKTYRGASMIELIHTATLVHDDVVDESFKRRNFFSINALWKNKIAVLVGDFLLSKAVLLSTDHKDYDLLSVISRTIREMSEGELLQLEKARKLDITEDVYYEIIRQKTATLIAACCEIGALSNDADENLAKKMMQFGTYTGMAFQIKDDLFDYLSSNFIGKPVGIDIKEQKMTLPLIHTLKIANETDRKYYFNTIKRYNNDQKRVKELIAFVKSSGGLDYAIQVMKDFQQKAKDILDEFPDSEVRKSLHMMLDYVIERKF; from the coding sequence GTGGCCAATATTGTAGAAGAAATCAAACGACCGATCAATGAGGAAATGAAACTTTTCGAACAAAAGTTTTATGAATCCATGCAAAGCAAAGTCGCTTTACTCGATAAAGTTACCCGTTTTATTGTTACGACAAAAGGGAAGCAGATGCGTCCGATGTTTGTTTTTCTATGCGCAAAACTAATTGGAAACGTCAACGAAAAAACCTATCGTGGAGCTTCAATGATTGAGTTGATTCATACGGCAACTTTGGTGCATGATGATGTTGTGGATGAAAGTTTTAAAAGACGTAATTTCTTTTCTATTAATGCTTTATGGAAGAATAAAATTGCAGTTTTAGTTGGTGATTTCTTACTTTCAAAAGCGGTTTTACTTTCTACAGACCATAAAGATTACGATTTACTTTCTGTAATTTCAAGAACAATCAGAGAAATGTCTGAAGGAGAACTTCTTCAATTGGAAAAAGCCAGAAAATTGGATATTACTGAAGATGTTTATTATGAAATTATCCGTCAGAAAACGGCTACTTTGATTGCAGCGTGCTGCGAAATCGGAGCTTTGTCAAATGATGCAGATGAAAATTTAGCCAAGAAAATGATGCAGTTCGGAACGTATACCGGAATGGCTTTCCAGATTAAGGATGATTTATTCGATTATTTAAGCTCAAACTTTATCGGAAAACCGGTGGGAATTGATATTAAAGAGCAGAAAATGACTTTGCCTTTGATTCATACTTTAAAAATTGCCAACGAAACTGATAGAAAATACTATTTCAATACAATCAAGCGTTATAACAACGATCAAAAACGTGTGAAAGAACTGATTGCTTTTGTGAAAAGTTCAGGCGGTTTAGACTACGCCATTCAGGTGATGAAAGATTTTCAGCAGAAAGCTAAAGATATTCTTGATGAATTTCCTGATTCTGAAGTGCGAAAATCTTTGCACATGATGTTGGACTATGTGATTGAAAGAAAATTCTAA
- the rlmN gene encoding 23S rRNA (adenine(2503)-C(2))-methyltransferase RlmN — protein sequence MKDIRTLSLDQLKDYFGTIGEKPFRAKQVYDWIWSKNLHSFEEMTNLSKDLRENLIRDFIMNPAAVDQFQKSTDGTIKNGVKLHDGLMVESVLIPTETRTTACVSSQVGCSLNCEFCATAKLKRMRNLEVAEIVDQVALIDRQSKEYYNRPLTNIVFMGMGEPMMNYKNVVEAIRKITQPEGLGMSPRRITVSTSGIPKMIKMLADDELKVKLALSLHSAVEQTRNEIMPFSDKFPLTDIMEALQHWYKKTGSVITFEYCVWKGINDKDEDIKALIKYCRQVPSKVNLIQYNPIGEGKFDHRSIAAEEKYVRELEKAGITVMVRKSRGGDIDAACGQLANKNAE from the coding sequence TTGAAAGATATCAGAACTCTATCACTCGACCAGCTTAAAGATTACTTTGGTACTATTGGTGAAAAACCTTTTCGTGCTAAGCAGGTCTATGACTGGATTTGGAGTAAAAATCTTCATTCATTTGAAGAAATGACGAATCTTTCAAAAGATCTGAGAGAGAATCTTATCCGCGACTTTATCATGAATCCGGCAGCAGTAGATCAATTTCAGAAATCTACAGACGGAACGATAAAAAATGGGGTGAAGCTTCATGACGGTCTTATGGTAGAATCTGTTCTTATTCCTACAGAAACGAGAACTACAGCGTGTGTTTCGTCACAGGTAGGTTGTTCGTTAAACTGTGAATTTTGTGCTACAGCAAAGCTCAAAAGAATGAGGAATCTTGAAGTGGCAGAGATCGTAGATCAGGTTGCTTTAATAGACAGACAAAGTAAAGAATATTATAATCGTCCGCTTACCAACATTGTTTTTATGGGAATGGGTGAGCCGATGATGAATTATAAAAATGTGGTTGAAGCCATCCGAAAAATCACTCAACCTGAAGGTTTAGGAATGTCACCAAGAAGAATTACTGTTTCTACGTCAGGAATTCCTAAGATGATTAAAATGCTGGCTGATGACGAGTTAAAAGTAAAGCTCGCCCTATCATTACATTCTGCGGTTGAACAAACCCGTAATGAGATTATGCCGTTTTCAGATAAATTTCCTTTAACGGATATTATGGAGGCGCTTCAACATTGGTACAAAAAAACAGGCTCTGTGATTACGTTTGAGTATTGTGTCTGGAAAGGTATTAATGACAAAGATGAAGACATCAAAGCTTTAATTAAATATTGCCGACAGGTACCTTCTAAAGTTAATTTAATTCAGTACAATCCGATTGGCGAAGGGAAGTTTGACCATAGAAGCATTGCTGCCGAAGAAAAATATGTTCGTGAACTTGAAAAAGCTGGAATTACAGTGATGGTCAGAAAAAGTCGTGGCGGCGACATTGATGCAGCTTGTGGACAATTAGCCAATAAAAACGCCGAATAA
- the queA gene encoding tRNA preQ1(34) S-adenosylmethionine ribosyltransferase-isomerase QueA gives MKTSDFNFDLPEELLAEHPSEHRDESRLMVLDRKTQTIEHKTFKDVVDYFDEKDLFIFNNTKVFPARLYGNKEKTGAKIEVFLLRELDKETRVWDVLVDPARKIRIGNKLFFTEDESLVAEVIDNTTSRGRTLRFLFDGSYEEFRKKLNELGETPLPKYIKRDVEPEDAERYQTIYAKVEGAVAAPTAGLHFSRHLMKRLEIKGIDFAEVTLHVGLGTFNPIEVEDLSKHKMESEEIIIDEKNAEIINKAVQENRRVCAVGTTTMRAIETSVSSNRKISAFNGWTNKFIYPPHDFGVANTMITNFHTPKSTLMMMIAAFAGKDFLMQAYEEAVREKYKFYSYGDAMLII, from the coding sequence ATGAAGACATCCGATTTTAATTTTGATCTCCCTGAAGAATTATTGGCAGAGCACCCGTCTGAACATAGAGACGAGTCTAGGTTGATGGTTCTTGATAGAAAAACTCAAACTATAGAGCACAAAACATTTAAAGACGTTGTAGATTATTTTGATGAAAAAGATTTGTTCATCTTCAACAACACTAAAGTTTTCCCGGCACGTCTTTACGGAAATAAAGAAAAAACAGGAGCTAAAATCGAAGTTTTCTTATTGAGAGAGCTTGATAAAGAAACCCGTGTTTGGGATGTTTTGGTAGATCCTGCAAGAAAAATCAGAATTGGTAACAAATTATTTTTTACCGAAGATGAATCTTTGGTTGCTGAGGTAATTGATAATACAACCTCTAGAGGTAGAACATTGAGGTTTTTATTCGACGGTTCTTACGAAGAATTTCGTAAAAAATTGAACGAGTTAGGAGAAACTCCTCTTCCAAAATATATCAAAAGAGATGTTGAACCGGAAGATGCTGAAAGATACCAGACCATTTATGCTAAAGTAGAAGGAGCTGTAGCGGCGCCAACTGCAGGTCTGCATTTCTCAAGACATTTGATGAAAAGATTGGAAATCAAAGGGATTGATTTTGCTGAAGTGACCCTTCATGTAGGATTAGGAACTTTCAACCCGATTGAAGTAGAAGATCTTTCTAAGCACAAAATGGAATCTGAAGAAATCATCATCGATGAGAAAAATGCTGAAATCATCAACAAGGCTGTACAGGAAAACAGGAGAGTATGTGCGGTAGGAACAACCACGATGAGAGCGATTGAAACTTCAGTGTCTTCAAACAGAAAAATCTCAGCGTTCAATGGCTGGACAAATAAATTTATCTATCCACCTCACGATTTTGGAGTTGCTAACACAATGATTACTAATTTCCACACGCCAAAATCTACTCTAATGATGATGATTGCAGCGTTTGCAGGAAAAGATTTTTTAATGCAAGCATACGAAGAAGCGGTAAGAGAAAAGTATAAATTCTATTCTTACGGTGACGCAATGCTTATTATATAA
- a CDS encoding AIM24 family protein, whose translation MSKYSLEEFVKETKENPLERDYFELEKPALLEINLNNQAVWTKTGSMVGYVGNVNFERQGMLSGGLGNMLKKAISGEGAKLMKAEGTGKLYVADSGKKVRILYLNNETLFVNGNDVLAHEQSIKSDITMLKSIAGMMSGGLFQVKLSGTGHIAITTHGEPLTLMVTPDAPVFTDPNATVAWSGNLSPELKTNVSFKSLIGRGSGEEFQMKFSGNGWVLIQPYEEVYVVTK comes from the coding sequence ATGAGCAAATATTCTTTAGAAGAATTCGTAAAAGAAACCAAAGAAAATCCTCTTGAAAGAGATTATTTTGAGTTGGAAAAACCTGCACTTTTAGAAATCAACCTCAACAATCAGGCAGTCTGGACAAAAACAGGGAGCATGGTTGGCTACGTTGGAAATGTCAACTTTGAAAGACAAGGAATGCTTTCCGGCGGATTGGGAAATATGTTGAAAAAAGCCATCAGCGGAGAAGGTGCAAAACTGATGAAAGCTGAGGGAACAGGAAAATTATATGTTGCCGATTCAGGAAAAAAGGTTAGAATCCTATATTTGAACAATGAAACTCTTTTCGTGAACGGAAATGATGTTTTAGCACACGAACAAAGCATTAAAAGCGACATTACTATGTTGAAAAGCATTGCCGGAATGATGTCTGGAGGACTTTTTCAGGTAAAACTTTCAGGAACGGGACACATTGCCATTACTACTCATGGTGAGCCTTTAACCTTAATGGTAACTCCTGACGCTCCGGTTTTTACTGATCCAAATGCCACGGTTGCATGGTCTGGAAATTTAAGTCCGGAACTTAAAACCAATGTTTCTTTTAAAAGTTTGATTGGAAGAGGCAGTGGTGAAGAATTTCAGATGAAATTTTCTGGTAATGGATGGGTGTTGATACAGCCGTATGAGGAGGTTTATGTGGTAACTAAGTAA
- a CDS encoding DNA-deoxyinosine glycosylase, with protein sequence MQNRISSFPPFIDHQSKILILGSIPGVKSLEKQQYYAHPQNKFWKIIFELFNEEFTEDYAKRIAVLKKNNIAIWDVIDSCERKGSLDSEIKNEEANQIPELLEEYPNIQAIFCNGGKSYKNLQKLLGENFRISIYLLPSTSPLHTISFERKFEDWKRILEYL encoded by the coding sequence ATGCAAAACCGTATTTCTTCTTTCCCGCCATTTATTGATCATCAATCGAAAATTTTAATTTTAGGTTCAATTCCCGGTGTGAAATCATTAGAAAAGCAGCAATATTATGCACATCCTCAAAACAAATTCTGGAAGATTATTTTTGAGTTATTCAATGAAGAGTTTACAGAAGATTATGCCAAACGAATTGCTGTTTTAAAGAAAAATAATATTGCAATCTGGGATGTGATTGATTCCTGCGAAAGAAAAGGAAGCCTCGATTCAGAAATAAAAAATGAAGAAGCTAACCAAATTCCTGAACTTTTAGAAGAATACCCAAACATCCAAGCAATCTTTTGCAACGGTGGAAAATCTTATAAAAATCTACAGAAACTATTAGGCGAAAATTTTAGAATTTCAATTTACTTATTACCTTCGACAAGCCCACTTCACACCATTTCTTTTGAAAGAAAATTTGAAGATTGGAAAAGGATTTTAGAGTATTTATGA
- a CDS encoding S9 family peptidase produces MKLKHSLLALAAPFLMNAQQVMTPEILWTLKKVGVQAVSPDQSSLIYKVGQVDLKTEKTKNENYFLNVLNNQSSKIDLGKKALIQWDKNGLYAQEGDKIFLSKDSGKTWTEFYTIGEVDNIVISPDGKKIAFSKQVLVEKLMGKDKYADTPKTTAQVYTDLNHRHWDYFNEGKYNHVFIVDTSANVDSAKDLLEGKTWDSPQRPFGGAEDFVFSPDSTQLLYVTKPKSGKEYSTSTNTDIFAYDLASGATKNLTETNKGYDVNPKFSPDGKSLLWQSMERDGYEADKNDIKMMDWKSGKLSNLTKAWDESVSGDVFWSGDSKNIYFTAAYRGTKQLFSLDTKSSKVQQITKGDFDINEIFADQKSSLLVSKTDINHASELFSVNLKNGELKQVTEANKDSYAKLAQGKSELKMVKTTDGKEMGVWFHYPPNFDPNKKYPTLVYCQGGPQSALTQFFSTRWNFALMAANGYIVVAPNRRGMPGWGTKWNKEISRDWGGQPIRDYLSATDYAKTLPYVDGDRVAAVGASYGGYSVFMLAGVHNNRFKTFIAHDGLFDMKSWYLTTEELWFANWDLGSPWEKPLPKAYTEFNPSNFVDKWNKPIMIFQGGIDFRVGYEQGQEAFQAAKLKGLKSKFVYFPNENHWVLHPQNGLVWQREFFDWLKETL; encoded by the coding sequence ATGAAATTAAAGCACAGTCTGCTCGCTTTGGCAGCACCATTTTTAATGAATGCACAACAAGTAATGACTCCCGAAATTCTCTGGACTTTAAAGAAAGTCGGAGTTCAGGCAGTTTCACCTGATCAGTCTTCACTTATTTATAAAGTAGGACAAGTTGATTTAAAGACTGAAAAAACTAAAAACGAAAACTATTTCCTGAATGTTTTAAACAATCAATCTTCTAAAATTGATTTAGGTAAAAAAGCATTAATTCAGTGGGATAAAAACGGATTGTATGCTCAGGAAGGCGACAAAATTTTCCTTTCAAAAGATAGCGGAAAAACTTGGACAGAATTTTACACGATCGGCGAGGTTGATAACATCGTAATTTCTCCTGACGGAAAGAAAATAGCTTTCAGCAAGCAGGTTTTGGTTGAAAAATTAATGGGGAAAGATAAATATGCTGATACTCCTAAAACCACTGCTCAGGTTTACACAGATTTGAATCACAGACATTGGGATTACTTCAATGAAGGAAAATATAATCACGTTTTTATAGTAGATACTTCTGCAAACGTAGATTCTGCAAAAGATTTATTGGAAGGAAAAACCTGGGATTCTCCGCAAAGACCTTTCGGTGGAGCTGAAGATTTCGTTTTCAGTCCAGATTCTACGCAGCTTTTATATGTGACAAAACCAAAAAGCGGAAAAGAATATTCTACAAGTACCAACACCGATATTTTTGCTTACGATTTAGCATCAGGAGCAACTAAAAATTTAACTGAAACTAATAAAGGTTACGATGTAAATCCTAAATTTAGTCCGGATGGAAAATCTTTGCTTTGGCAAAGTATGGAAAGAGATGGCTACGAAGCTGATAAAAACGACATCAAAATGATGGACTGGAAATCAGGGAAATTATCAAACCTTACGAAAGCTTGGGACGAAAGTGTTTCCGGCGATGTTTTCTGGAGCGGAGATTCAAAAAATATTTATTTCACAGCAGCTTACAGAGGGACAAAACAGTTGTTTTCTTTAGATACAAAATCTTCAAAAGTTCAGCAGATTACCAAAGGTGATTTTGATATAAATGAAATTTTTGCAGATCAAAAAAGTTCACTTCTAGTTTCAAAAACAGATATTAACCATGCGTCAGAACTGTTTTCTGTAAATCTTAAAAACGGAGAATTAAAACAGGTTACTGAAGCTAATAAAGATTCTTATGCAAAATTAGCGCAAGGGAAATCTGAATTGAAGATGGTGAAAACCACAGACGGAAAAGAAATGGGAGTTTGGTTTCATTATCCGCCCAACTTCGATCCTAATAAAAAATATCCGACTTTAGTGTATTGTCAGGGCGGTCCGCAATCTGCGTTAACCCAATTTTTCAGCACAAGATGGAATTTTGCTTTAATGGCAGCCAACGGATACATCGTCGTTGCACCAAACAGAAGAGGAATGCCGGGTTGGGGAACAAAATGGAACAAAGAAATCTCAAGAGATTGGGGCGGACAACCGATAAGAGATTATCTGTCTGCTACTGATTACGCCAAAACTTTACCGTATGTTGACGGCGATAGAGTAGCGGCAGTTGGTGCAAGTTACGGTGGTTACAGCGTATTTATGCTGGCAGGAGTTCACAACAACAGATTCAAAACATTCATTGCTCACGATGGTTTATTTGACATGAAATCTTGGTATTTAACGACTGAAGAACTTTGGTTTGCAAATTGGGATTTGGGTTCTCCGTGGGAAAAACCACTTCCGAAAGCTTATACAGAATTCAACCCAAGTAATTTTGTTGATAAATGGAATAAACCTATCATGATTTTTCAAGGGGGAATTGATTTCAGAGTAGGATATGAGCAAGGTCAGGAGGCTTTCCAAGCGGCAAAACTGAAGGGTTTAAAATCAAAATTTGTCTATTTTCCAAATGAAAACCATTGGGTACTTCATCCACAAAACGGTTTGGTTTGGCAGAGAGAATTTTTTGATTGGTTAAAGGAAACACTTTAA
- a CDS encoding phage holin family protein, translated as MNFIIRLLITAAAAFLLTYVLSGVKFESFGTAIIFAIVLGLLNLFVKPILSLFGLPLTIITLGLFALVINAAIILLADYFIDGMVVNGFWWAFIFSILLTVVTSLANSIFSDKD; from the coding sequence ATGAACTTTATTATTCGACTATTAATCACTGCTGCCGCAGCATTTTTACTGACATACGTTTTGTCTGGAGTAAAATTTGAAAGCTTCGGAACAGCAATTATATTTGCCATCGTTTTAGGATTGCTCAATTTATTTGTAAAGCCGATTCTAAGCCTTTTCGGATTGCCTCTTACGATTATTACTTTAGGATTATTTGCATTGGTGATCAACGCCGCAATTATTCTTTTAGCAGATTATTTTATAGACGGAATGGTTGTGAATGGCTTTTGGTGGGCGTTTATCTTCAGTATTTTGTTAACGGTAGTGACTTCATTAGCGAATTCTATCTTTTCAGACAAAGATTAG
- a CDS encoding PaaI family thioesterase yields the protein MTPEKRKLMTDSFNRSETLKFYNAELLEVETDFVSIKIPKMEMMTRTAGMFNGAMIASLVDVSSGYAAVSHYEQDCYVVTVELKVNYLRPAIGDALVSKAYVVKGGAKISVIRTEIYTVNEDHSSESHVATSLVTMMKIK from the coding sequence ATGACTCCAGAGAAAAGAAAACTCATGACCGACAGTTTCAACCGTTCAGAAACGTTGAAATTCTACAATGCCGAACTTCTCGAAGTAGAAACCGATTTCGTCTCCATTAAAATTCCAAAAATGGAAATGATGACTCGCACTGCCGGAATGTTCAATGGTGCAATGATTGCTTCGTTGGTTGATGTTTCTTCAGGTTATGCCGCTGTCAGCCATTACGAGCAAGATTGCTATGTTGTGACTGTAGAATTGAAAGTAAATTATCTCCGTCCTGCGATTGGCGATGCGTTAGTTTCAAAAGCGTATGTGGTGAAAGGAGGAGCAAAAATAAGCGTAATTCGCACAGAAATTTATACGGTGAATGAAGATCATTCTTCAGAAAGCCATGTTGCAACTTCTCTCGTCACCATGATGAAAATTAAATAG
- a CDS encoding DEAD/DEAH box helicase — translation MELESIYKKLQIQDMNQMQKSTYKTTENNTDVVLLSPTGSGKTLAFLFPVLRNLKKESTGIQALILVPARELALQIEQVFKSMGTDFKVTVCYGGHDKKIEINNLKEAPAVLIGTPGRIAYHMRNKNLDVKTIKNLVLDEFDKALELGFHDDMEYIIENMYNLFQRILTSATSMDEIPKFTGLKNEKIVDFLKLGENKPDIQLRKVMTISEEKLDTLFHLICKIGNKRTLIFCNHRETVDRIADLLLDKGIARETFHGGMEQDERERALLKFRNDTARVLITTDLAARGLDVPEVESIVHYQLPTTEDAFIHRNGRTARMNAKGFAYLVMTEDEKFPFIKKDTPEESVKEFSKVPANPPFQTIYISAGKKDKVNKVDIVGYLLKKGELQKEDLGLIEVKDTTSYVAVSRTKVRDLLKKLSTEKLKGKKVKMEVAY, via the coding sequence ATGGAATTAGAATCTATTTATAAAAAACTGCAGATTCAGGATATGAATCAGATGCAGAAATCTACATACAAAACAACGGAAAACAATACAGATGTTGTTTTACTTTCCCCAACAGGTTCAGGAAAAACATTGGCTTTTCTTTTTCCGGTTCTAAGAAATCTTAAGAAAGAATCTACAGGAATTCAGGCTTTAATATTGGTTCCGGCGAGAGAATTAGCTTTACAGATTGAGCAGGTTTTCAAATCAATGGGAACAGATTTTAAGGTGACGGTGTGCTACGGCGGCCACGATAAAAAGATTGAAATAAACAATCTCAAAGAAGCCCCTGCAGTTTTAATTGGAACTCCAGGAAGGATTGCCTATCACATGAGAAATAAAAATCTGGATGTAAAAACAATCAAAAATCTGGTACTTGATGAATTTGATAAGGCTTTAGAATTAGGTTTTCATGATGATATGGAATATATTATCGAAAATATGTACAACCTTTTTCAGAGAATCCTGACATCAGCAACTTCTATGGATGAAATTCCGAAATTTACTGGTCTGAAAAATGAAAAAATAGTCGATTTCTTAAAATTAGGTGAGAATAAGCCTGACATTCAGTTAAGAAAAGTAATGACGATTTCTGAGGAAAAACTAGATACTTTATTTCATCTGATTTGTAAAATCGGGAATAAAAGAACGCTGATTTTCTGTAATCACAGAGAAACCGTTGACCGTATCGCTGATTTGCTTTTAGATAAAGGCATTGCCAGAGAAACTTTCCACGGTGGTATGGAACAGGATGAAAGAGAGCGTGCCCTGCTGAAATTCAGAAATGATACAGCGAGAGTTTTAATTACGACCGATTTGGCTGCACGAGGTTTAGACGTTCCTGAAGTTGAATCGATTGTTCATTATCAGTTACCGACCACGGAAGACGCTTTTATTCACAGAAACGGTCGTACTGCGAGAATGAATGCTAAAGGTTTTGCATATTTGGTGATGACAGAGGATGAAAAATTTCCTTTCATTAAAAAAGATACACCTGAAGAATCTGTAAAAGAATTTTCTAAAGTTCCTGCCAATCCGCCATTTCAGACGATTTACATCAGTGCCGGAAAAAAAGACAAAGTCAACAAAGTAGACATCGTTGGATACTTATTGAAAAAAGGGGAATTGCAGAAAGAAGATTTAGGTCTGATTGAGGTAAAAGATACGACGTCTTATGTGGCTGTCTCAAGAACAAAAGTAAGAGATTTACTGAAAAAACTAAGCACTGAAAAGTTAAAAGGCAAGAAAGTGAAAATGGAGGTCGCTTATTAG